DNA sequence from the Lachancea thermotolerans CBS 6340 chromosome H complete sequence genome:
ATCGTAGTAGTTCTCATATATCGTGTTTTTGATAGTATTATTAACTTCAGTCTCTTTACCAAGCAGAGTATTGTGAGCGCTCACTAGTTCAGAAAGTGTGCTTTCTGAGATTTTGAGAGTGGGGGGCTCAACGCAGTCTTCGGAAGCGCTGGCAACGTCCTGGTCTACGCTCTCATGATTTTCATTTATATTGTCTGAAACTGGGGATTGTTCCTCTCGTAGCTTGTAAAAATCCTGGAGCTGTTTGCGCTTGTCCTTATCAATCTTTATTCTGATTGGCCTCTTGTGGGTGATTTGCTCTGCCATCGAAGCACATTCAGCTTCTGTTGTGTATCGCTGTCCGTTTTTGTATTGCTACATCACATCATCAAGTCCAAAAAACGATCATTTCTTAAGGTTTATTAACGAAACTGCGACTTACGAACAACAGATAGCAGCGAGAAAACTCAGCATTAACGAGCGACCGTGATCGATTTTGAGACATCTGAAACTCCCTTGCATAATTACGAATTGACAGCTCTTCAACTTAGCTTCTCAGGCGCTTACAACTTTGCGAGGGATTCCTCATTTCAACGAAAAGCAAAAGAACCTGTCGTTGGTATTAAGAAGAAGGGGTCATGCGTCTAAACTGGCCGAAAAGGCAGTCCGCAGTGATTTCAAGGGATCCACATTCGGGGAATGAAGATCTCTTATCGAGCGATGCTTCGCTCAAAGCCGCGCAAGCGATTTTTAAGAAACATAGCTTTTCATCAGAGGACGGGCGTCCAGATGGCTTGGCCGCACCCTCAGTACAACCGAGGCATAAAACTGGCAATACGACACGGCCCCACCCATCGAAAGCGTTAAAAAAGCGCCCAAGAGCTGCTCCAAAACCAAGCATGGCTTCTCAGACGGCGGCACCTTCGAAGCAAGTAGCTCAAGTAGCTAACTCCGCAGCTGCGTGTGCAGCCGCTGCAACAGCTCAAAAGACAACATGGACCATTGAGCCACAAGGAAAGCCGAAAAACAAGGTCGCTCAATATTTTACTCCAAACCAACTGAAACCACCAGTGACCTACTCGGCTTCACGAAGCAATTCTCGTTCCGGATCAATCCGCAGCCGatcctcttcaaaaagcgaTGATTTTGCAGATATTGTAGCTCAGCTGCAAGGCAACCATGATGCTGCTCAGTCTCAGCGGAGTGCGAGGGTTGGGAGCGTTTCACCAAGGGCGAATGCTTCATCGGACAGTATTGCCTCCTCGCATATGAGTTCTGATGAAATGGCGCAGGCACATGCAATTAATGGTAGTAATGGCCCTCCGCTATTATCATCCATTTCTCCACGTCATAGTGTCGCAGGAAAGGGTTACTCAGACTTTCACTCTAGCGAAGTGGAGAATAACTCCATTAAACCATCGGAAACTCCTACCTTCTTAAATGCACGAGGAGTTTCTACTAGAACACTGCCTGATAGGAGATCTCCCCCGAGAGTTTACCTCAAAGATACAGACGCGGAAAATGCGTCAACTTCCTCACTGCAATCTTCAGCGTTTTCAGGCCTTCCTAATGGAGGCGCTGAAGTTTTGAGTGAACCTGAATACGCCGAATACGGTGTTTCTCCTAATACTAATACAAATCCTTATAGACACGATTATCCTAGATCATCGATAGACCAAAGCAGTGGCACTATGGATCTCAACTCAGATAGGCTTTCTTATGAGACATTAAGCAAAATGCCTGTACAAGTCAAATATCATGGCACGCTTCCGGATCTAATACCGAACCACAAAcgagagaaaaagagaggcAGACTCAGCTCATTGTTTGGGAGGAAGCACAAGATCGAAGAGGCAGACGGAAGCCAAACAGATTTAATACAACAAAATGACGTCGCGGTTGTTAAGGCTACACAACCAACACGGTTAAAGACAACTATGCGGGCACAAAGCGAAGACCAGGCAGTTTCATCTGCTAATGAGAGCAGCGACGAATACGAAAGCGGTTCAGAAGATGAATTCGGTACCGCAGAtaagaagaagaagccaaggaGGCGGAGAGTTCACATTCGAAGACAGATTAAGAAGGCTTCTGGCCACCATAATTCTAGTgacaaaagcttcaatgAGGATAAACCTTGGAAAAGTCACATTGATATTGGTTTTGTGACGCAAGCTGAGCGAAAGCGATATGAAGGTATGTGGGTTACAAACCGTAACTGCTATCTGGAGCTTCTGCCCTGGTGGCAGACATCGGGTGAGCAACAAGTTTATGTGCCAGATGAGGGGTTGATACTGAACCTCGTGGTACTTGACATCTGGAGTCGAAGCAACTTACCACAAGACAAGCTCGCCTCGATTTACGATATGGTCGACTTTAGAAAAGACGGCACTCTAGAAAGAAAGTCATTTATTGTGGGTATGTGGCTCGTCGACCAAAGCCTATACGGTCGTAAGCTACCCGCCAAGATAGAACCCAGGGTTTGGGAAAGTGTGGACAAGTATGTGGTGAATGTCCCAAGTGAAGCTCAAGTAGGTTTCAGTCATAAAGACAAGCAGAGACAAATCAAGCAAGAgatcaagtctttgaagaaagatctTAAGCGTGTGCAACTATAAAATCTGCATTCAGGAACTCTTCCTTGATAAGCGCgtatcacgtgatgcgTTATATAAGAATAGATCAGGAATCATAAATGCCGAGACTTTATTTCAACGCTAAGTAACCTATCGAAGTACAAGGTTTAAGGGGCAATGTTTAGAGTTTTAGGAGCGCTTACCGGTACCGGAGGCCCGGCTAAGCTCGATCAGGAGGAACAAAGCGAGAAAATCTTGAGCCAGGCGCATGATTTTGAAGTGGCACTTCAGGCGATGGACTATGTCCTAGATGACCACCCTGGCAAAGGTTTGCAACTGCTTGAAGGTTCTGGCGCCAAGccaaagaatgaagaagaccagTGCGTCAGGGTTCTGGCGCGTGGTGTCattgaatttttggagGCAACTTTgggctttgaagcttctgtgatgaagaaagcaGCTGCGACGTTATCCGAAGCTCAGCAATTGTCAGCGAAACGTAGGcagcagtttcaaaaaatgggGCTTAAGACAAGCTCCCTTTATCCACCAGGAACTGAATACGCTGTGACCTTCGCGGAAGCTTGTTTGTTGCACGCCcttttgatgcttttcaGCGAAAGCATGGTGGAAAGTGCCAAAgcacttttcaagctcagaaaGGCTTACCACATGCTTCGCGAGATCCTTAACGACATAAATgcagcgaagaagaagaaaggaTCAGCTATGTACGCCCAAGGAAACAACGAATCTTTTGCGTCTTTTGTGTCTGCTGAttcttcaactttcaaGTCCGTGGATATTCCCTACAGCTTGAGCACGGAGGAACAGCAAAATAAAGAGCTGATGGAACTGGCGGAAAACGTTTACAATATGCGCAAGAAGAGATTAGAGGGAGCTCACATAGGAAATTCACCTGCTATTGAAAGACTTCGGACTGATCTTGGTATTCAAGCTTTAAAGGATTTacccaaaaaaaaagaggccaaaaagccGGTAACGCTATCAAAGGCCGAGATTGACAAGGACCAAGCCACTATAGACGAGTTCATTCATTCAGGCGTCAACCTTTGTTTTGGAATTTTGCAGGTTGTTTTATCACTCATTCCACCGGCAATCGGTGCAGTTTTATCCGTTGTCGGATTCCATGGCTCcagagaagaaggcttgAGGCTTGTGTGGCGGTCTACAAAGGACCGCAACATCCACGGCGGGATTGGTTTGCTCGGTCTCCTGTTCTACTATGACGGTCCCTTCCAGTTCACTGACGTAGACTTTGACGTCCCAGCAACAAGCGATGGGCTCAAGAAGACCTCTTCAAATGATCTAGACAATTCAACTCTTTTGCATCCGGGCAAAATGCTAGAAGATGCACTGCTGCAAGCGAGAGCTCTTTTCCCCAATAGTGCGCTGTGGTTGCTGCAAGAAGCAAGAATGCTTTCGTCTCGTGGCAGGTTACAAGAAGCTGTTGACTTAATGGATTCGATTGATGTTAGTGGCATAGAAATGAAGCAAGTCCGAGCCCTGATGATTTTTGATCGCGCCATGACGCTCGTTCACTTGCatgaatttgaaagagcCGCCGAAGACCTTCTTTCCTTGCTTGATATCAATGAATGGTCGCATGCTCTCTATACTTACTTTGCCGGCTGCTGCTATTTGGAAAACTATAGAATGTGTCAGATGGGGCTTATGGAGTACTCAAGAATAGACTTCTTTAAAGAGCGTGCGACTACACTTATTTTTGATGCACCCAACATGTTGAGTAGAAAGAAGTTTATGTCCAAAAATCTTCCGTTAGACCGCTTCATGCTTAGAAAGGTCGAACAGTTCAAGAAATTCCAATCTCAACTTCAGCTCCAAGATCCTCTTGACGCCATTGGTGTTTCGCCCGTGCATGAGCTGACATATTTCTACAACGGATACAACAGGATGACGGAAGATTGCTTAAAATTATCGCACAAACTGTTGACTGAGTACCACAACCCCACGATTGATGCAAAAGAGCCAAACCAAgaacttgtcaaaaatTTGCTGACTTCGTTAACTTCTCGCAGGCTGGGTAAAGTGCAAGAGGGCTGTGACATGTTAGATAAAAACGTTCTCCCTCAAATTATCACCCTGCAGCCGGATGGCAAAGTCAAGTACATAAAGAAGACTGAAGATCCATGGGCTTACCCAACAGCACTTTACGAACGTGCGCTTTTCACTTGGAAATTGAAGGGTTTGGACGGGCTCGAAGAGTGCAAGATGTGGCTTACGAGGGCCCAAGATTATGCTGATGACTATGAGCTTAGCGCGCGGATAGGCATGAAGATCAAGGCCGCCATCGACCGACTTGAAGGTTAGGGATATCTGTCGCACCAAATTTGGGAAATTGAAGAATCATAAACAACGAAAATCTCTAAATAGTCCTTACACATCACTAATGCATCACATAACGGCTATCACAGCTATTCTATTTCTAGCGCCTCTTAAACCATGAAGGAAGGTTCAGTTTATGATGAAGGCTTTAacgacgatgatgatgatgattcCATATTGCTCGAGTTTGAAAGTGGTTCCGACATAGAGTATGATGATACTGGTCTGCTCCGCAGGGATCCCGGCCTAGCAAGCTTAAGTGACGAAGAGTCCGGTAAAGGCGGGAACAATGGCTACTATTTAGATGGTGCAACAATCAGTTCAAGAAACGTTGTGATTCCGAAAGACGAATTATACGAAAACGATGGCGTACCGAAATTGAGCTATCGCTGCCTTACTACAGATCAGATCTATGAATTGATGTTGGAAAGACTTGAACGAATACAACCGATATTTGATATCTCCTATGAAGACATAATAGTACTTTTGCAGCAATACGCTTGGAGCGAAGAAAGACTTCTTGAGGATTGGACCGAAAATAGGGATAATGTCATCGTTTCTTGTGGGCTCAAACTCGGACACGAGCCAGTGGCGAGTCGAGGAATACGGAAGCATGCTAACTTTTTGTGCCACATCTGCTGTGAAGCTAACAAAATGAAGACATTCACCTTAGAGTGCGGCCACGAATACTGCTTGGAATGTTACCAACATTATATTAAAGATAAGCTGCTAGAAGGCAAAATAATAACATGCATGAGCTGCCCGTTAGCTCTTAAAAATAAAGACATTGATGCCATAATGGGAGACAATTCAAGCCAAAAACTTATGCGGTCCTCCATCAAAGGCTTCATACAGAAACATAGCAATCACTATAAGTGGTGTCCCTTTGTCGACTGCAACTGCATTATCCAGGTTGGAAATATATCAACACTCTCTGAATTCCCCAGATTTCACCTATCACCTTACGTTGTTTGCGACAACCAGCACAGATTCTGCTTTAAATGCGGTCTAGAATCGCATTCCCCCGGAGATTGCCACGTTGCAGAGCTCTGGGTGAAAATGGCTCAGTTAGAATCCGCTAATCTAAACTGGGTCTTGACTAACACCAAGGAGTGCCCTAAATGCGGTGTTAATATCGAGAAGAATGGTGGGTGTAACCATATGACATGTAAAAGTTGCGCGTATGAGTTTTGCTGGATCTGCGAAGGCTGTTGGGCTGAACACGGAGGCGGCTATTATGAGTGTACTCGGTTTAAGAAGGAGGATAAGAACGGTGCTGTGGAGAGTAAAAATGCAATAAGAAAATATACATTCTATTACAAGCTATTCAGTGAGCACGAAAATTCTGCTAAACTTGATTGGAGCTTGGGGCTCACAGTAGAGCAGAAAGTTAAGGCGCTTCAAGAAAATATTGGGATCTCTTGGATTGAAACCCAGTTCTTGCCTGAAAGCATCCGGGCCCTGATTGAGGGGCGGACAACGTTGAAGTGGTCTTTTCCAGTGGCATTCTATTCAGATCCCTCCCACAATCTAACAAAGATATTTGTTGATAACCAGTCTTTGTTAGTTAGCGCAGTTGAGGACCTTTCGCAGTTACTTCAGGTCAAGGAGCCTCAAAAGATTATTGACCGAAAATTGGAGTTCTTTAATAAAGCCAGGTTTGTGAGAAGCCGAGACAAAGCACTTGTTGAGTGTGGCCGTGACCTGCTTTGCAAAGGCATATGTATTCCACATCAGTGATGATtatgctttttgagaaactaGCGTTTAAGGTGGCTACTCCAACAACTTTATTTATTTTTGGGAGATTATAATACAGAAACTTGTTTGTAAATTTGTTCATCTAAACCTGTCTTTGAGCAGCCTTTCGGCACCAACCTCTTCATACTCTTGTCTACCAACCCACAATTGGTGGAATGTGCCCAAGCTAGATAATATGCTGCCCCCAAGCCACGCTCTAGACTGTCTTTCTCTGAGGTGCCCAGAAGTTAGGATACGAAACTTCAATGCAGGTAACTTCTTATTGAGCTCAGTCATCAATCGGTCAGTCAGCCCGGG
Encoded proteins:
- the VPS51 gene encoding Vps51p (some similarities with uniprot|P36116 Saccharomyces cerevisiae YKR020W VPS51 whiskey (whi) mutant forms a tetramer with VPS52 VPS53 and VPS54), with amino-acid sequence MAEQITHKRPIRIKIDKDKRKQLQDFYKLREEQSPVSDNINENHESVDQDVASASEDCVEPPTLKISESTLSELVSAHNTLLGKETEVNNTIKNTIYENYYDLIKVNELLKSVGNDSSDRLAQLSDILKLLEK
- a CDS encoding KLTH0H09658p (similar to uniprot|P36114 Saccharomyces cerevisiae YKR018C Hypothetical ORF) — its product is MFRVLGALTGTGGPAKLDQEEQSEKILSQAHDFEVALQAMDYVLDDHPGKGLQLLEGSGAKPKNEEDQCVRVLARGVIEFLEATLGFEASVMKKAAATLSEAQQLSAKRRQQFQKMGLKTSSLYPPGTEYAVTFAEACLLHALLMLFSESMVESAKALFKLRKAYHMLREILNDINAAKKKKGSAMYAQGNNESFASFVSADSSTFKSVDIPYSLSTEEQQNKELMELAENVYNMRKKRLEGAHIGNSPAIERLRTDLGIQALKDLPKKKEAKKPVTLSKAEIDKDQATIDEFIHSGVNLCFGILQVVLSLIPPAIGAVLSVVGFHGSREEGLRLVWRSTKDRNIHGGIGLLGLLFYYDGPFQFTDVDFDVPATSDGLKKTSSNDLDNSTLLHPGKMLEDALLQARALFPNSALWLLQEARMLSSRGRLQEAVDLMDSIDVSGIEMKQVRALMIFDRAMTLVHLHEFERAAEDLLSLLDINEWSHALYTYFAGCCYLENYRMCQMGLMEYSRIDFFKERATTLIFDAPNMLSRKKFMSKNLPLDRFMLRKVEQFKKFQSQLQLQDPLDAIGVSPVHELTYFYNGYNRMTEDCLKLSHKLLTEYHNPTIDAKEPNQELVKNLLTSLTSRRLGKVQEGCDMLDKNVLPQIITLQPDGKVKYIKKTEDPWAYPTALYERALFTWKLKGLDGLEECKMWLTRAQDYADDYELSARIGMKIKAAIDRLEG
- the HEL1 gene encoding E3 ubiquitin-protein ligase HEL1 (similar to uniprot|P36113 Saccharomyces cerevisiae YKR017C Hypothetical ORF) produces the protein MKEGSVYDEGFNDDDDDDSILLEFESGSDIEYDDTGLLRRDPGLASLSDEESGKGGNNGYYLDGATISSRNVVIPKDELYENDGVPKLSYRCLTTDQIYELMLERLERIQPIFDISYEDIIVLLQQYAWSEERLLEDWTENRDNVIVSCGLKLGHEPVASRGIRKHANFLCHICCEANKMKTFTLECGHEYCLECYQHYIKDKLLEGKIITCMSCPLALKNKDIDAIMGDNSSQKLMRSSIKGFIQKHSNHYKWCPFVDCNCIIQVGNISTLSEFPRFHLSPYVVCDNQHRFCFKCGLESHSPGDCHVAELWVKMAQLESANLNWVLTNTKECPKCGVNIEKNGGCNHMTCKSCAYEFCWICEGCWAEHGGGYYECTRFKKEDKNGAVESKNAIRKYTFYYKLFSEHENSAKLDWSLGLTVEQKVKALQENIGISWIETQFLPESIRALIEGRTTLKWSFPVAFYSDPSHNLTKIFVDNQSLLVSAVEDLSQLLQVKEPQKIIDRKLEFFNKARFVRSRDKALVECGRDLLCKGICIPHQ
- a CDS encoding KLTH0H09636p (weakly similar to uniprot|P47030 Saccharomyces cerevisiae YJL083W TAX4 and to uniprot|P36115 Saccharomyces cerevisiae YKR019C IRS4), producing the protein MRLNWPKRQSAVISRDPHSGNEDLLSSDASLKAAQAIFKKHSFSSEDGRPDGLAAPSVQPRHKTGNTTRPHPSKALKKRPRAAPKPSMASQTAAPSKQVAQVANSAAACAAAATAQKTTWTIEPQGKPKNKVAQYFTPNQLKPPVTYSASRSNSRSGSIRSRSSSKSDDFADIVAQLQGNHDAAQSQRSARVGSVSPRANASSDSIASSHMSSDEMAQAHAINGSNGPPLLSSISPRHSVAGKGYSDFHSSEVENNSIKPSETPTFLNARGVSTRTLPDRRSPPRVYLKDTDAENASTSSLQSSAFSGLPNGGAEVLSEPEYAEYGVSPNTNTNPYRHDYPRSSIDQSSGTMDLNSDRLSYETLSKMPVQVKYHGTLPDLIPNHKREKKRGRLSSLFGRKHKIEEADGSQTDLIQQNDVAVVKATQPTRLKTTMRAQSEDQAVSSANESSDEYESGSEDEFGTADKKKKPRRRRVHIRRQIKKASGHHNSSDKSFNEDKPWKSHIDIGFVTQAERKRYEGMWVTNRNCYLELLPWWQTSGEQQVYVPDEGLILNLVVLDIWSRSNLPQDKLASIYDMVDFRKDGTLERKSFIVGMWLVDQSLYGRKLPAKIEPRVWESVDKYVVNVPSEAQVGFSHKDKQRQIKQEIKSLKKDLKRVQL